The following nucleotide sequence is from Devosia salina.
AGCGCGCGCCGTCCACATTCTCGGCGACGCGCGCCACCACTTCGGCTGCCGGCCCGAGCGTGTAATAGGTCTGGTCGACAGCGAGCAGTCGTTTGGTCTTGCCCACCGAGGTCACCAGCGTTTCGGTATCCATCGGCTTGAGCGAGCGCAGGTCGACCACTTCCACGCTCATCCCTTCGGCTTTGAGCGCCTCGGCGGCCTTGAGCACTTCCGGCATGCCGGCGCCGGAGCCGACAATGGTGATGTCGCTGCCTTCGCTACGGACGACCGCCTTGTCCAGGGGCACTTCATATTGATCGTCAGGCACCTCCTCGACCAGTTCCCGCAGGCCTGCCGGATAGAGGTAAATCACCGGGTCGGGATCGCGCAGGGCCGAAACCATCATTCCCTTGGCGTCATAGGGCGTCGAGGGGACGACCGTCTTAACCCCGGGGATGTGCATATAGTAGGAGTCGATCTCGTAGTCCGAGTGCTGGCCGGCGAAACCGGGCGTCTGCCCGGTCATCTCCATGATGAACACGACCGGCATGGAGGCAACGCCGCCAGTCATGTGACGCAGCTTGCCGGCATGGTTCTGGATGATCTGGAAGGGCATGACGGCGCCCTGATAGGGGATGTAGGTGGCCGCCCTCGACCCGGCCAGACCAGCCCCGAGCGTGGCCGCCGCCATCCCGATCTCGTCAATGCCGGTATTGACCACGCGCTTGCGGGTGAACTCGGTTTCGAGATTGATGACCGGCATGCCCGGATTGGAAGCGACCGGGGCGGTCAGCTCATAAATCCAGACCATATTGGGGTCCTGGCGCATCTCATATTGAACGGCCTCGAGGACCGCATACATCCAGCTTTTCTCTGCCATTTTTCTGCTCCTTGTCCTCTGATCAGGCCAATTGGCGGGCTTCCACCACGCCCTCGGCGAAGACGTGCTTGAGGCCGTCCTCGGGCTTGCAGAGCGGCTGCTCGGCAGCCCATGCGAACGCCTCGGTGACTTCGGCCTTCACTTCGGTCTCGATGGCATCGGCCTTGGCATCGTCGAGCAGGCCCCAGTCGATGAGTATCTTGCGCGAGATGTCGACAGGGTCGCGTTGCATCCAGGCCCGCAGTTCGCGTTCAGGCCGGAACGAGGAGATGGCCAGCGGATCATAACCGAAGGCGCCCAGCTCACCGGGCGTCGCGCCTGGTGCACCCCAGTGGTTGTAGTAGCGATAGGTCTTGGCCTCGATCAGGGTCGGGCCCTCGCCTGCCCGGGCGCGGTCCACCGCAATCTTCGCGGCGTTGTAGACCTGCATGACGTCCTGGCCGTCCACCACCACGCCGGGAATGCCATAGGGCTCGGCCGCCGTGGCGATATCCTTCATCGGCACCGAGAAGGAATAATGGGCGTACTGGTGGTAGAGATTGTTTTCCACCACGTAGATGAATGGCAGCTTGAGCAACGTGGCGTTGTTCAGTGCCGAATGAAAATGCGGCGTTGCATAGGTCCCGTCGCCACCGAAGTTGACGACCACCTGATCGCTGTCGCGCGCCTTGATCGCAAAGGCCGAGCCAACCGCAATAACTGGACCCGGGCCGATCATGCCGTCCGCCCCCATAAAGCCAACGCTCGGGTCGGCGATATGCATCTCGGCGGCATAGCCGCTATTGAGGCCGGTGGCGCGGAAGTCGTTCTCGGCGCACATGCGCTTGAGGTCGACACCCTTGGCGATGGCATGTCCTGTCGGGCGATGCGTGGAATAGATCAGATCGATCTGGTCGAAACTGCCCGCATTGCGCAGCGCCGAGCACACGCCCACGGCCACGGCTTCCTGGCCGGCATAGAAATGGTTGTAGCCGCGATAGGTGGGATCGGTCATCATCTTGTCGGCCATGGTCCGCTCATGCCAGCGGATGCGCAGGATGCGCCGATACATGTCGACCAATTGTTCGTCCTCGAGGTCCTTGGCCCAGAATCCGCTTTCCCCGGCCCCGTAAGCCACACTGCTGGAAATGGTCGCCGCCGCGCCGGCCAGCGCCGAGATCTTGAGGAACTGGCGCCGCCCGGGCGAAAAGCCGGCGTCGATGCTGCTGCGATCCTGATCGTTGTCGCTGTCACCTGGCATTTTGGAATCCTCCGCTTCAGTGACGCTGATTATGGGCGCACGGTGCCGTGCCGATTTG
It contains:
- a CDS encoding alpha-ketoacid dehydrogenase subunit beta, translated to MAEKSWMYAVLEAVQYEMRQDPNMVWIYELTAPVASNPGMPVINLETEFTRKRVVNTGIDEIGMAAATLGAGLAGSRAATYIPYQGAVMPFQIIQNHAGKLRHMTGGVASMPVVFIMEMTGQTPGFAGQHSDYEIDSYYMHIPGVKTVVPSTPYDAKGMMVSALRDPDPVIYLYPAGLRELVEEVPDDQYEVPLDKAVVRSEGSDITIVGSGAGMPEVLKAAEALKAEGMSVEVVDLRSLKPMDTETLVTSVGKTKRLLAVDQTYYTLGPAAEVVARVAENVDGARFKRIAFPDAPPPASPEMFLWMRVNADHIANAARKLVG
- a CDS encoding thiamine pyrophosphate-dependent dehydrogenase E1 component subunit alpha, translated to MPGDSDNDQDRSSIDAGFSPGRRQFLKISALAGAAATISSSVAYGAGESGFWAKDLEDEQLVDMYRRILRIRWHERTMADKMMTDPTYRGYNHFYAGQEAVAVGVCSALRNAGSFDQIDLIYSTHRPTGHAIAKGVDLKRMCAENDFRATGLNSGYAAEMHIADPSVGFMGADGMIGPGPVIAVGSAFAIKARDSDQVVVNFGGDGTYATPHFHSALNNATLLKLPFIYVVENNLYHQYAHYSFSVPMKDIATAAEPYGIPGVVVDGQDVMQVYNAAKIAVDRARAGEGPTLIEAKTYRYYNHWGAPGATPGELGAFGYDPLAISSFRPERELRAWMQRDPVDISRKILIDWGLLDDAKADAIETEVKAEVTEAFAWAAEQPLCKPEDGLKHVFAEGVVEARQLA